In Trifolium pratense cultivar HEN17-A07 linkage group LG7, ARS_RC_1.1, whole genome shotgun sequence, a genomic segment contains:
- the LOC123900057 gene encoding uncharacterized protein LOC123900057 isoform X1, with translation MRGCALPLTINLLPFLHHIHSFPSSHSFTIHNPTPILSTIHLHRHRFPSILLHAQQQQQHQPHHDEEQSFQVLTSLKTDYNDIMIVDTPKSRMLLLDSSHNVHSILYKDTKWTNSYWDEFASLPAIVPEGPIAILGLGGGTAAHLMLELWPSLQLEGWEIDDILIDKARDYFGLSDLEKTTEDGGILNVHIGDVFAPSEDLHKRYAGIVVDLFSDGKVLPQLQEVSTWLELHDRLMANGRFMVNCGGIDRSSDTENLSNDEAWLLNSAIRALSKAFPGQLSWKRMPKECGENYMALTGPLPDLKSWSDNVPSPLSTRVMDWRPCGMISRI, from the exons ATGAGAGGCTGCGCATTGCCGTTAACCATCAACTTGTTACCTTTTCTTCatcacattcattcattcccATCATCTCACTCTTTCACCATTCACAATCCAACGCCAATACTCTCTACAATCCATCTTCATCGTCACCGATTCCCTTCAATTTTACTTCATgcccaacaacaacaacaacaccaacCACATCATGATGAAGAACAAAGCTTTCAAGTATTAACATCTTTGAAAACTGATTACAATGATATCATGATAGTTGATACCCCTAAATCTAGAATGCTTCTCCTTGATTCATCTC ATAATGTTCATAGCATTCTTTACAAGGACACAAAATGGACTAATTCCTACTGG GATGAATTTGCCAGCTTGCCAGCCATTGTTCCAGAAGGTCCCATTGCTATCTTAGGTTTG GGTGGTGGAACTGCTGCTCATCTGATGCTTGAATTGTGGCCTTCACTGCAACTTGAAGGCTGGGAGATTGATGACATT TTGATCGATAAAGCAAGAGATTACTTTGGATTATCTGATTTGGAGAAGACAACAGAAGACGGTGGCATTCTAAATGTTCATATTGGCGATGTCTTTGCTCCCTCGGAGGATTTGCACAAAAGATATGCCG GAATTGTAGTTGACTTGTTCTCTGATGGGAAAGTTTTGCCTCAGCTGCAAGAG GTTAGTACTTGGTTGGAATTACATGATAGATTGATGGCTAATGGTCGTTTTATGGTGAACTGTGGCGGCATCGATAGAAGTAGTGATACAGAAAATTTATCAAATGATGAGGCATGGTTATTAAATTCGGCAATAAGAGCATTATCTAAAGCATTTCCTGGACAA CTAAGTTGGAAGAGAATGCCAAAGGAATGCGGTGAAAATTATATGGCACTTACAGGACCGTTGCCTGATCTGAAATCCTGGTCTGATAATGTCCCTTCTCCTTTGAGCACGAGAGTGATGGATTGGAGACCTTGTGGAATGATTTCTAGAATTTGA
- the LOC123900056 gene encoding myosin-12: MGTPVNIIVGSQVWVEDPEIAWIDGEVTQINGTNATIITTDGKTVVAEISSIYPKDTEAPPAGVDDMTKLAYLHEPGVLYNLLCRFSLNEIYTYTGNILIAVNPFRRLPHLYDSHMMEQYKGAAFGELSPHLFAVADTCYRAMINENGSQSILVSGESGAGKTETTKMLMRYLAFMGGRSNTEGRTVEQQVLESNPVLEAFGNAKTVKNNNSSRFGKFVEIQFDKNGKISGAAIRTYLLERSRVCQVSDPERNYHCFYMLCAAPQEDVKKYKLGDPRQFRYLNQSSCYEVSNVDDAKEYLETRNAMDIVGINQDEQDAIFRVVAAILHLGNIDFVKGNEFDSSKLKDEKSLYHLRTVAELFMCDEKSLEDSLCQRVIVTPDGNITKPLDPDAASLSRDALAKTVYSRLFDWIVDKINSSIGQDSNAVSLIGVLDIYGFESFKINSFEQLCINLTNEKLQQHFNQHVFKMEQEEYTKEEIDWSYVEFVDNQDVLDLIEKKPGGIIALLDEACMFPKSTHETFAQKMYQTYKAHKRFSKPKLSRTDFIVNHYAGDVTYQADYFLDKNKDYVVAEHQALLCASKCTFVANLFPPLPEETSKQSKFSSIGSQFKQQLQSLMETLSTTEPHYIRCVKPNTVLQPGIFENFNVLNQLRCGGVLEAIRISCAGYPTKRTFEEFLDRFGMLAPDVLDGSDEKKASIAICDKMNLKGYQMGKTKVFLRAGQMAELDARRAEVLAKAARLIQRQIRTHLARKEFITMKKATIRIQKIWRAKIAREIYEDMKRESASIRIQKYARAHRARVYYTSLQASAIVIQSGLRALAARNEYRYRRRTKASTKIQTQWRKVQALCSYKQQKKSTLTLQCLWRAKVARKELRKLKMAARETGALKEAKDKLEKRVEELTWRLDFEKHLRVDLEEAKGLEIAKLQNALQEMQGQLDEAHSAIIHEKEAAKIAIEQAPPVIKEVPVVDNTKLELLTNKNVELESEVEELKKRIKDFEERYIEIEKENQARLKETEEAQLKATQLQETIERLESSLSNLESENQVLCQQALVESKNEDLSEEIKILKGQIENLESENETLRSEAAAAIEQKVHPEKVETDQEVAVVQQIQPKVAADNVTAQIKESDNGNHIEEELHARKEPRAPVSFLTKQRSLTDRQQESHDALLKCLVEDKRFEKNRPAVSCIVYKTLLHWRSFEAEKTHIFDKITHTIRSSIESQEGINDLAYWLSTTSTLLFYLHCTLKVSNNTNKAFSRNRNSPATLFGKMAQGLRSSSMGIGISSGYSGMVEKPNDQSKVEAKYPAILFKQHLTAYVEKIYGMIRDSLKKEISPFLNLCIQAPRSIRTRSIRGSSRNIHSNIVAKQQALHMHWKGIVSKLDHVLAILSDNYVPPMITRKIFSQVFSYMNVQLFNSLLLRRECCSFSNGEYLKAGLHELELWCLKATDQIAGSSWDELKHIRQSVGFLVLHQKTQKSLDEITNELCPVLSIPQIYRIGTMFWDDKYGTQGLSPEVISRMRVLMTEDSTNILNNSFLLEVESSIPFLMEELFRSMSDIRISDMDVDPPTILRQRSDFQFLLQHIDSESLAVGI, encoded by the exons ATG GGAACACCTGTGAACATCATTGTTGGATCACAGGTTTGGGTTGAGGATCCTGAGATTGCTTGGATTGATGGCGAGGTTACACAAATCAATGGCACAAATGCTACCATTATTACCACAGATGGTAAAACT GTTGTGGCAGAAATTTCAAGTATATACCCAAAAGATACAGAAGCACCACCTGCAGGGGTTGATGACATGACCAAGCTCGCATACCTCCATGAACCCGGAGTCCTGTATAACCTTCTGTGTCGTTTTTCACTCAATGAGATATAT ACGTATACCGGGAATATTTTAATTGCGGTGAATCCTTTCCGAAGACTTCCACATTTGTATGACAGCCATATGATGGAGCAGTACAAAGGAGCAGCATTTGGAGAGCTTAGTCCTCACCTTTTTGCTGTAGCAGACACTTGTTACAG GGCAATGATAAATGAAAATGGAAGTCAATCTATTTTGGTCAGTGGAGAAAGTGGAGCTGGTAAAACCGAGACGACTAAAATGTTAATGAGATATCTAGCTTTCATGGGAGGGAGATCGAATACCGAAGGAAGAACAGTAGAACaacaggttttggag TCCAATCCAGTGTTAGAAGCATTTGGAAATGCCAAAACTGTCAAAAACAACAACTCAAG TCGTTTTGGTAAATTTGTTGAAATTCAATTTGACAAGAATGGGAAGATTTCTGGAGCTGCAATCCGCACGTACCTCCTCGAACGATCACGAGTTTGCCAAGTTTCTGATCCGGAGAGAAACTATCATTGCTTTTACATGCTTTGTGCTGCTCCACAAGAG GATGTCAAGAAGTACAAGTTAGGGGATCCAAGACAATTCCGCTATCTTAATCAATCAAGCTGTTATGAAGTGTCAAATGTAGACGACGCGAAGGAATACTTGGAAACAAGAAATGCAATGGACATTGTAGGCATCAACCAGGATGAACAG GATGCTATCTTTCGTGTCGTAGCTGCAATCTTACATCTTGGAAACATTGACTTCGTCAAAGGGAATGAATTTGATTCATCCAAATTGAAAGACGAAAAATCACTCTACCACCTCCGAACAGTTGCAGAATTATTCAT GTGTGATGAGAAATCACTAGAAGACTCACTTTGCCAGCGCGTCATTGTTACCCCTGATGGCAACATTACAAAACCACTAGATCCAGATGCAGCATCTTTGAGCCGAGACGCTCTGGCGAAGACTGTGTACTCCAGATTGTTTGATTG GATTGTCGATAAGATTAACAGTTCAATTGGTCAAGATTCTAATGCAGTTAGCTTAATAGGAGTCCTCGACATTTATGGATTCGAAAGCTTCAAAATCAACAG TTTTGAGCAACTATGCATCAACTTAACAAATGAGAAGTTGCAACAACATTTTAATCAG CATGTATTCAAGATGGAGCAAGAAGAGTACACAAAGGAGGAAATTGATTGGAGCTATGTAGAATTTGTTGATAATCAGGATGTTCTTGATCTTATTGAGAAG AAACCTGGTGGAATTATTGCTCTTCTTGATGAAGCTTG CATGTTCCCGAAGTCAACACACGAGACTTTTGCACAAAAAATGTACCAGACATACAAAGCACACAAACGGTTCAGCAAGCCAAAACTTTCTCGGACAGACTTCATAGTTAACCACTATGCCGGAGAT GTCACATACCAAGCAGATTATTTTCTTGATAAGAATAAAGATTATGTTGTAGCAGAACATCAAGCTCTTTTATGCGCTTCAAAGTGCACATTTGTTGCTAATCTTTTCCCTCCTTTACCCGAGGAAACATCAAAGCAATCAAAATTTTCTTCCATTGGTTCACAGTTTAAG CAACAACTGCAATCTCTCATGGAGACACTGAGCACCACAGAACCGCATTACATAAGATGTGTGAAACCAAACACAGTTTTGCAGCCAGGAATATTTGAGAACTTCAATGTCTTAAACCAGTTAAGATGTGGG GGAGTACTTGAGGCAATAAGGATAAGTTGTGCCGGATATCCAACTAAAAGAACATTTGAAGAGTTCCTTGATCGATTTGGAATGCTAGCCCCTGATGTCCTTGACGG CTCGGACGAGAAAAAGGCATCTATTGCCATATGTGATAAGATGAACTTAAAGGGTTATCAA ATGGGGAAAACAAAGGTGTTTCTTAGAGCTGGTCAGATGGCTGAATTAGATGCACGAAGAGCCGAAGTCTTAGCTAAAGCAGCTAGACTCATACAGAGACAAATCCGAACACATTTAGCACGAAAAGAGTTTATCACCATGAAAAAGGCCACAATTCGTATTCAGAAGATTTGGAGAG CAAAAATTGCTCGGGAAATCTATGAGGATATGAAGAGAGAATCAGCTTCTATCCGGATACAGAAATATGCGCGTGCACATAGAGCAAGAGTGTATTATACATCATTACAAGCATCAGCTATTGTTATTCAATCAGGTTTGAGAGCATTAGCCGCACGAAACGAATATAGGTacagaagaagaacaaaagcTTCAACGAAAATTCAG ACACAATGGAGAAAAGTACAAGCTCTTTGTAGTTACAAGCAGCAGAAGAAATCAACTCTTACTCTTCAATGTCTGTGGAGAGCTAAAGTAGCACGAAAAGAGCTCAGAAAGCTTAAAATG GCTGCAAGGGAAACTGGGGCACTTAAGGAAGCAAAAGACAAATTGGAGAAACGTGTCGAGGAACTTACATGGAGACTAGATTTTGAAAAGCACTTGAGG gTTGACCTTGAAGAAGCTAAGGGGCTAGAGATTGCAAAATTACAAAATGCATTACAAGAAATGCAAGGTCAGCTAGATGAAGCTCATTCTGCAATTATACATGAAAAAGAAGCAGCAAAAATAGCAATTGAACAAGCACCACCGGTAATAAAAGAGGTACCTGTTGTGGATAACACCAAGCTGGAGTTACTCACAAATAAAAATGTGGAGCTTGAG AGTGAAGTAGAAGAGCTGAAAAAGAGGATCAAAGATTTTGAAGAAAGGTACATAGAAATTGAAAAGGAGAATCAAGCAAGGCTTAAAGAGACAGAAGAAGCACAGCTTAAAGCAACACAACTTCAGGAGACTATTGAAAg ATTAGAATCGAGTTTGTCAAACCTTGAGTCGGAGAACCAGGTTCTTTGCCAGCAGGCTTTGGTAGAATCAAAAAATGAAGATCTCTCTGAAGAGATTAAAAT CCTCAAGGGTCAGATTGAAAATCTCGAATCGGAGAATGAAACTCTACGGAGCGAAGCAGCAGCTGCTATAGAACAGAAAGTTCATCCTGAAAAAGTAGAAACTGATCAGGAAGTGGCTGTTGTACAACAGATTCAACCAAAAGTTGCTGCAGATAATGTGACAGCACAAATCAAG GAATCGGACAATGGAAATCATATAGAAGAAGAATTGCATGCAAGAAAA GAACCAAGAGCACCTGTTTCCTTTCTTACAAAGCAAAGATCACTCACAGATAGGCAGCAG GAAAGTCATGATGCATTGCTCAAGTGTCTTGTGGAAGATAAGCGTTTTGAGAAAAACAGACCGGCGGTTTCTTGTATTGTTTATAAAACACTTCTTCATTGGAGATCCTTTGAAGCAGAGAAGAcacatatatttgataaaattactCACACTATTCGATCATCAATAGAG AGTCAAGAAGGAATTAATGATCTAGCCTATTGGCTTTCAACAACATCAACACTTTTGTTTTATCTACATTGTACACTCAAGGTCAGCAACAACACAAATAAGGCATTTTCGCGTAATCGAAACTCGCCTGCTACATTATTTGGAAAAATGGCACAA GGTTTACGTTCATCTTCAATGGGCATTGGGATATCAAGTGGATACAGTGGGATGGTGGAGAAGCCAAATGATCAATCTAAAGTTGAAGCCAAGTATCCGGCTATTCTTTTTAAGCAACACTTAACTGCATATGTGGAGAAGATATATGGAATGATCCGTGATAGTTTAAAGAAAGAGATTAGTCCATTCTTAAATCTGTGTATCCAG GCACCCAGATCCATAAGAACCAGATCAATAAGAGGGTCATCTAGAAACATCCATTCAAATATAGTTGCAAAACAACAAGCATTGCATATGCACTGGAAAGGCATTGTGAGCAAGTTAGATCATGTCTTAGCTATATTATCTGACAACTAT GTTCCTCCTATGATAACAAGGAAGATATTTAGTCAGGTTTTCTCATACATGAATGTTCAACTCTTTAATAG TTTGTTGCTTCGTCGTGAGTGCTGCTCCTTTAGCAATGGAGAATATTTGAAGGCAGGTTTGCATGAGTTGGAACTATGGTGTCTCAAAGCCACAGATCAg ATTGCAGGGTCATCTTGGGATGAACTCAAACATATACGCCAAAGTGTTGGATTTCTG GTCTTGCATCAAAAGACTCAAAAATCTTTGGACGAGATCACAAATGAGCTATGTCCg GTGTTAAGTATTCCACAAATATATCGCATTGGAACTATGTTCTGGGATGACAAGTATGGAACACAAGGATTATCTCCAGAG GTCATTAGCCGAATGAGAGTACTTATGACAGAAGACTCAACAAACATACTGAATAACTCATTCCTTCTAGAAGTGGAATCGAG CATTCCATTCTTAATGGAGGAGTTGTTTCGGTCCATGAGCGACATCCGAATATCAGATATGGATGTGGATCCACCAACAATCCTTAGACAGAGATCTGATTTCCAGTTCTTGTTGCAGCACATTGATAGTGAAAGTTTGGCTGTTGGcatatag
- the LOC123900057 gene encoding uncharacterized protein LOC123900057 isoform X2, with protein MRGCALPLTINLLPFLHHIHSFPSSHSFTIHNPTPILSTIHLHRHRFPSILLHAQQQQQHQPHHDEEQSFQVLTSLKTDYNDIMIVDTPKSRMLLLDSSHNVHSILYKDTKWTNSYWGGGTAAHLMLELWPSLQLEGWEIDDILIDKARDYFGLSDLEKTTEDGGILNVHIGDVFAPSEDLHKRYAGIVVDLFSDGKVLPQLQEVSTWLELHDRLMANGRFMVNCGGIDRSSDTENLSNDEAWLLNSAIRALSKAFPGQLSWKRMPKECGENYMALTGPLPDLKSWSDNVPSPLSTRVMDWRPCGMISRI; from the exons ATGAGAGGCTGCGCATTGCCGTTAACCATCAACTTGTTACCTTTTCTTCatcacattcattcattcccATCATCTCACTCTTTCACCATTCACAATCCAACGCCAATACTCTCTACAATCCATCTTCATCGTCACCGATTCCCTTCAATTTTACTTCATgcccaacaacaacaacaacaccaacCACATCATGATGAAGAACAAAGCTTTCAAGTATTAACATCTTTGAAAACTGATTACAATGATATCATGATAGTTGATACCCCTAAATCTAGAATGCTTCTCCTTGATTCATCTC ATAATGTTCATAGCATTCTTTACAAGGACACAAAATGGACTAATTCCTACTGG GGTGGTGGAACTGCTGCTCATCTGATGCTTGAATTGTGGCCTTCACTGCAACTTGAAGGCTGGGAGATTGATGACATT TTGATCGATAAAGCAAGAGATTACTTTGGATTATCTGATTTGGAGAAGACAACAGAAGACGGTGGCATTCTAAATGTTCATATTGGCGATGTCTTTGCTCCCTCGGAGGATTTGCACAAAAGATATGCCG GAATTGTAGTTGACTTGTTCTCTGATGGGAAAGTTTTGCCTCAGCTGCAAGAG GTTAGTACTTGGTTGGAATTACATGATAGATTGATGGCTAATGGTCGTTTTATGGTGAACTGTGGCGGCATCGATAGAAGTAGTGATACAGAAAATTTATCAAATGATGAGGCATGGTTATTAAATTCGGCAATAAGAGCATTATCTAAAGCATTTCCTGGACAA CTAAGTTGGAAGAGAATGCCAAAGGAATGCGGTGAAAATTATATGGCACTTACAGGACCGTTGCCTGATCTGAAATCCTGGTCTGATAATGTCCCTTCTCCTTTGAGCACGAGAGTGATGGATTGGAGACCTTGTGGAATGATTTCTAGAATTTGA